tttgctcagtttctttttcgaaaaaaaaaaatacatgtgttTTCTACGATTTCATGCCAGTTCTATCCTATTCCCCCTCGAAAGCCTTGGAGTAAAAATCACATAAGTAACCTAAAGAAAACTGGGTTGCTCATACTCAATTtgataaaagttaaagtttcttcatttcaaggtttgaaatataattattgttatcgtggtatttttcaatggaacttaaaactgtaccttcttgattttgtcctcTGCTGAAAATAGATCGAACATTGGACCACAACATcctcagttttgctttcaacacagGCTGAACCTagacattcaaaatatattgaatagttTACGTTAAGACTTTCAAGTAACGTATTTAGAGGTCACGTTGGTTTCTATGGCTAAAGTCAACGGCGGAGAAGCTAAAAAAATCTGtccgatcatttactttttcatgcttgttttgtatgtcaatcgttacaattacaaaattgaGTTGCCAGCCTGCTCTGACACGAAACCAAATGTGAACATAACGGTAGGTGCTAttccaaagtaacaaaaaagagaaacatgttACCTGTGGAGTAGAAAGCGTATACAGCAATGGGTTGATGGCTGAATTTATCGGCAGAGCGAACACTGCAATCCACACTGCCAGATCACCAGGtggatcaaatgttttctcgacgTGGGAACGGATGCCGATAGCAATGATTGGcatccaacacaagaaatcggtcagaataatgaagaagactcttttggcaagtgctctttctcttttggcCTGAGCACTTTGTGCTCTTGCTCGTATTTCACGAACAGTTCCATGTGCACCAAGCTGTCTGCTTGACGACCATGATTTCCACAAGATGGCAATATAAGCAACcatgatgaagatgaatagggaaaaattcaaaacgataaaGATGGAAGTGGAGTATTCCCAGCCTTCTTGTAATTCAGGGGAAAGCTGCAGGGGCAGGCACACTACATTATTGCCGTAATACCTCTCACTGAAATAGTGCATTCCGGACAAGGGAAGGAATGCCATAACGCCTCCCACCAGCCAGATAACTACGCACATTATACGGGTCTGCCTTggggtaatttttgcaaaggtgtAAGGAAACACGATGTTCTTGAGTCTGTCCAATGCGatcagagaaatcatcatcactgacacttcacttgaaaagacagacatggcaccattgaaatggcaaaaccaCCCGGTGCGCCACTCATAGTCATGCAGATAGTATTCCCCTGACCATTGCAGGTCTTTTATACCTATAATGATAAGGTATATCCCCATGATGCCGTCAGATACACCTAGATTCACCAACATGATAGACTGGACCACATTGTTATCAGGGTAGAAATACTGCCACCCAACTACGAATAAAGACCCTAACAACGAGAGCAGACCGACAATCCAAAGAGTTCTCCTTGGAGCATGGTGGCGGAACATGGAGTGGCAGCTTGCAAAGTTATCATTGAAGACATATTCGCAATCAGCATCCTGCCTAAAAAGATCGAGATGGCAgcacatcaggttggtgtccaAGGTTCTAAAattcaaaaaaagaagaagaagaaaaagaagaaatattatttcattattgCATCTTTGAAAACcattaataatcattaattgattaataacatAGACTATTGTTAAAATGATTGTTTGAAGGGGTGAGTGAAGGTAAGGATCGTTATGGAGTCTTACACTCTGATGATGTGCGTCAAGTGCCTGAAAAAGCCTTTGGGGAGCTCGGCCATCAGGTTGTAATGCATGAACCTGTAATTTCAAATAATCATGATGTGAACATTAAGTTGGTTTATATCATAATTAACCGAACAAAATGATTCACtccaaaaaatgaattttcaagaataagATTCATCAAGCTAatgtaatgttaaaaaaaactgtccaAAAGGACAAAATAAAGAACCCTAACTGAGGATTTTAATTACGGACCCTAGCatgatattttctcaaagatttttcaaatctgAACATTAAGCCCAAGATAGGTCTCATCATGCTTTCTTGGAAACTTTTGATGGCTACTGATTTTATGAACGTGGCAGCCCATTCGGTTGAGTTCGTTCGCTGTATAAAAGACTCTTTCCGGCCTCATCCAGGGAAATATTGCTCTGGTGTgtcaaagttattttcaaaaactacCATTTACGAGTCTTTTCTTTGCttacaacaaaatcaaaagaatactCGCCCACAAGTTATCCGATTTCAATATCTGCAACAAAGTTTAGTTGCCTAGATAAACATCTGTCATTCTCAGTAAACTTACAAAAATCGCAATTCGTGGGCATAGTTGAAAGTCGTGCTGGTAACGTTTTGTATCCTATTGCCGAAGATATTGCTGAAACGAAGTACGTAACCATTTACAATTAGGTCCTAAACGGGGACTTGCAGTAGCCATATTCCTTGTCCTAATAGATTTACATGGACTTTTCGTTAAAACTAAACAGATCtccaaaaattttctttttgtttctatgATATCTACCTTTGTTTATATTAAAAGGCACATTTTCAGTGCaacatgaaattgaaaaacattgcTTCGTTGAACAAGGTAACTTTCACCATATCTGTCCTAcatcatgttaaatttttggaCTAAAATCTCAGATTTTGAACGCTTGTATTATATTCATTCCATCACTTCAAATATTGTAGAATTCTTTTGTGCGTGATTATCTGTACTCACAGAGCTTTGAGGTTTTTGACgcccttgaaaattttgtcaggcAGAGCCTCGATTTTGTTCTCTGAGAGATATCTTAAATAGGTGGAAtggataatgaaataaattttaaaatacattaaCATAACATGATTGGGTAAGGCAACTTTTATTAAAGCTATAATGGagttaacattaaaataatattactgTGTACAGTGTGCGATTCAGATCATCATGAAGAAAGATTTTGAGGTCTAAGTGTACTTACAAATCGAACAGCTCCACCAAGCCCTGGAACTGATCTTCATGAAGTTtctcaattttgttgtagtcCATTTTCCTGAAGAGAGCATCATGGGCAGTTTAGACATAAATTAGCTCATGTGggagtgatatttttaaatctgCTTTTTAAAGGTAACTTCTGTAGTTAAGGCAGGGAATGGCAACGTTTTCCAGTAAAATAGCTCCCAGTCTTAATATCTTAATCTTCAAAGAACACATTAGACATATCTATAATGATCCCAAGATTAAGCACAAAAACTCTCAAGTTTATTCCCATGGGCCTCGAACGAGGACTGTTGTTTAAAgctgaagttgaaaaaaaatcattattggTTCGCTTCCTGTTACAAATTACAACATTAGTGCCAGGGTAGTTTGATCCTGCAATACAACAAATTCTTAGATATTGTCAACTCGgataacaaggaaaacaaaaccttgGCCTTCCAGAGGTAAATTATAAAGAAAGTTGTCATTAACTAGGAAGCTTTTATAGTCATTAAGTGCTTTTATATTCAAGAAAATCCTataacaataattaataatttttttaatgccaATATTTATCTTACTTACAGAAATTCTACCGCTGTAATGTTCCTGAAAATATACGGTGGCAGATTTccaatttcattgtttgacaaatccctgaaaacaattattaccaCAGCTACAAAGATTTCGCTTATGATGGAACTACCAAACTCTCAGAAAATGTTGTTTACTGGTGCATTTGCTTTCCCTTTTCAGTTTATTTCCCCTAAATCCCTCAGACATATTCCCAGAAGAAAGgttaatgttttaaattccaGCTCAAGAAGATCCTAGCAAATTATCCTTGCTAAGAACGCTAcgataaaaaaatgtttaattttttaagggaaaacattaaatgaaacatgtttcatttatacaaaattgaaaaacggGTAAATCAAGGAAATGTCATTCCCCgacttttttggggggaaaCCTCAATAACACAAAAACCGTAAAAcaaacaagccaaaaaaaaggtaaaaaaacaaaacaaacctgcGGCATAGAGATGAAATCCAAATGCAAAATTACTTTTCCGTTACaactattatcatcatcatcatcatcatcatcatcattattattactattattatcattgctattattatcatcatcagccGTTAGTTAATAGCTTATCATATTTTGAAAGAAGGTACTTTATCCTGCCAAAAAACAAATCTGGGAGTTGCTAAGGTTCCTATTTAAACAGAAGCTTTTGAACTTTTACACCTCCTAGTACCTTAACATTACTAATCAAAGCACAACAACCACATAAAATAGCATCCTCTAATTCAACTGACCAGATTAACAAATACAAGCTGGAAAAGTCATGATTTTTTAGCTGTGACGGCTATGcttttgtaaacaatattttaaaaatgatcacTTGGTTCTTCACAATTATCTCCTTGGTTAAATTGCTATTTCACTCACAGATGTGTCAGCTTGGAAAGGCTGTTAAAAAGTCCGTCTGGTAGACTTttcaacttgttatttgacagaAGGCTGGTTGGAAtgacgagacaaaaaaaaagcattttcattAAGTCTGCGATCTGAAATTTCCAAGTTAAAATACATAAAGATAgcgaaagatgtttttcgtcttgtcatgaatgtaggataaagaaaaaattatctacgGTGACGCTCTCGACATTCCTggtcctagcagtatgcaggacgcgtgtcatagacttcgtaatagacctcgcccgccgtagagtctctgtggctcagtatAGAGCTCTGAAGGTCTGATTTTCAattcctcatagggactcagaagtttttctttgttacacGCTTgcgacaagacgaaaaacatcctcctctatttctttactgagatCAAAACTTACCTTCTCTCTCATTCTATTTATCGTACATAAAGTTGCTAGTCATCAGAACCAACCAAAGAGCAGCATGTAGTCATATATATACATGCAATGTTTGTCTTATAATGCAGAAAATATTCAAGAGTCTCTTCATTCATTTAGTTTGGTCAATATCTATAACAAGAAAAGCAATTATAGGCCGCTAATAACTTGAAATTTGCGTATTCACTGAACTCTTTTCCCCAACATAGACAATGGCTGCCTCTCGTGTATCAATGAAGAGATCATTAAGCTCGTGatctaaaaaaatattccaacATGGTTCAAAACAGAGATAGATGTCCAAAGAAAACAACTCTGATATTCATAACATGCATGAATTTCCTTAATGTATGTATTATCTTTGTACTAAAAATGTCAATTCAGCAACGAAAACACAATATAGGATGATTCAGTTTTAATTTCTGTGCTATCGGTGCAGATGGGAAGATTTTAGATCATTTTCTTGTTACATGCTTTAATcactgaaaggaaagaaaattatgatacTGGCAGGATCTGTATAAAAATATACAAGCAATCACGAGCTGTAATTTtacaaaagagaggaaaaatttaattaatgcTGGAACACTCTCTGCAGTTATTGAGTTTAAACAAGGGGAAAACTTGAGTTAACTTACAGTAGGCTTAGGAGTTTTTGATCTTGGAATAAATCAGGAGGCAATTcagtgaagttgttgtcttgcaaccatctgtgttgtaatttgaaaaaaaata
The sequence above is a segment of the Pocillopora verrucosa isolate sample1 chromosome 5, ASM3666991v2, whole genome shotgun sequence genome. Coding sequences within it:
- the LOC131788948 gene encoding G-protein coupled receptor GRL101-like, which translates into the protein MAELPKGFFRHLTHIIRVTLDTNLMCCHLDLFRQDADCEYVFNDNFASCHSMFRHHAPRRTLWIVGLLSLLGSLFVVGWQYFYPDNNVVQSIMLVNLGVSDGIMGIYLIIIGIKDLQWSGEYYLHDYEWRTGWFCHFNGAMSVFSSEVSVMMISLIALDRLKNIVFPYTFAKITPRQTRIMCVVIWLVGGVMAFLPLSGMHYFSERYYGNNVVCLPLQLSPELQEGWEYSTSIFIVLNFSLFIFIMVAYIAILWKSWSSSRQLGAHGTVREIRARAQSAQAKRERALAKRVFFIILTDFLCWMPIIAIGIRSHVEKTFDPPGDLAVWIAVFALPINSAINPLLYTLSTPQVQPVLKAKLRMLWSNVRSIFSRGQNQEEADNDQQGQIGNGDEHANVEEGEQIEMQVLEHNEIPEVEAPELPAPQPGEQIDMQVLEHNEVPEVAAPELPAPQPGEQIEKQVLEYNETPEVEAPELPAPQPAIEQACGGDANPSSSDYQEDFDIRPPTTKTVEAGKSEEQVEVEEISVPSNKGKGDNGF